CATACCAAAGAGAAATAGGGCGAGAGGTAATGGGGCAGATGCAACGCCCGGCGTAGGAGTTGCCCTGCTTTGCGCGGAATATTAAAATTATTATTGTGGCATCAGCCCGACTCGTGTAAATGGCCGACCAGAACATCAGCCTGCAAGTCCAATAAAGTCAGCTACTCATGAACAGCTCCTCCAAACGCGAATCCAACGACTTCTTCTGGCCCAGTTACGTGGACCTGATGACGTCCCTGTTCGTGGTGATGCTGGTGCTGTTTGTGTACAGCTTCAAGCTCTTCAAAGACCGGGAGCGGGAGTTGAAAGATGCCAACGGGGAGCTGAAAGCCAAGGCCATTGAGCTGGAGCAGATTACCCGAATCCGGGAATCATTACGCCGGCTGGAAGGCCAGTACTTCCGCTACGACCCGCAGAATGAGCGCTACGAGCTAAAGCTGGACGTGCAGTTCAAAGCCGGCCGCGACGAGATTCAGGAGCGTGATAAGCCCGCGCTGCTACGGGCCGGGCGCCTGCTGCAGGACCGCCTGCGCAGCCTGAGTGCCAGCTCCCGGGGCCAGAACGTGCGCTACCTGGTCATTGTGGAAGGCATGGCCGCCCGCTACCTCTACGATGAAGCCCGCACCAAGCGCGACGAACAGTTTGCCTACCTGCTAAGCTACCGCCGCGCCCTGAACCTGCTGAACTTATGGTCGCAGAACGGGTTAAATTTCAACCGCGACCAAAGCATAGAATTAATTATCGGCGGCAGTGGCTTCTACGGCACGGGGCGCTACCCGGCCGCCCGCGAAGGCCAGAACAAACGCTTTCTGATTCAGGTGATTCCGAAGGTGGGGCGCATGCGGGCCTAAGCCGGCAAAGTGCCGCGCCGCCGGAAAAACACCGTTTGACTGCTACCTTAGCGGCTTCCCGGTCGAAGGATACTTTCCCGGCTTTTTCTTACTCGTTCCTGTTGCTATGAAGACTTCTACTCTCTGCCTGCTTACGCTGTCTGCCCTGACGGCTTGTAGCCCGTCGCGACCATTGGGGCAGGCGGGCGCCTCCTCTACTTCCTCAGCACCTGCCGTGTCTACCACTACCAGCTCTCCGATTTCGCGCCACAAGCTTGTGTACCCCACTCCCCGCAAAAGCAACCAGACCGATGATTACCATGGCACGTCCGTAACGGATGCCTACCGGTGGCTGGAAGATGCCGACTCGCCGGAAACCAAGGCGTGGGTGACGGCCGAGAATAAAGTCACCTTCGGATATCTGGACAAGATTCCGTTCCGGGATAAAATCCGGGAGCGGCTCACCCAGATCTGGAATTATGAGCGGTATGGCATTCCGCAGCAGGAAGGCGAGTACCTGTATTTTCAGAAGAACGATGGCCTGCAAAACCAGGCTGTACTGTATGTGCAGAAGGTAGGAGAGGAGAAAGAAGAAATGCTGCTGGACCCCAATAAGTTCTCGACCGACGGCACCACGGCCCTGGCCGGCACCTACTTCTCCAACGACCACCGCTACCTGGCCTACGCCACCTCCGGCGGCGGTTCCGACTGGCAGCAGCTGAAGGTAATGGACCTGAAAACCCGGCAGCCGCTAAAAGACGAGCTGAACTGGGTGAAAGTATCCGGCGCGGCCTGGGACAAGAACGGCTTCTATTACAGCCGCTACGACGCGCCCAAAGCCGGCGAAAATAAGCTCTCCGGCAAAAACGAATTCCACAAAGTATACTACCACCAGCTGGGTACCGAGCAAAGCGCCGACAAGCTGGTGTACGAGGATAAAACCATGCCCCTGGGCTTCCGCTATGCCGGCACCACCGACGATGAACGGTTCCTGATTATCTCGCTGACGGATGGCAAAGCCGACGGCAACCGCTTGCTGGTGCGCGACCTGAAAGCCCCAAAACCGGCCGCCAAATTCACAGCCGTGGGCAGCACCTATGAGTTTAACAGCTCCGTGATAGGCAACCTGGACGGCAAGCTGCTGGTGCATACCAACTACAAAGCGCCCCGCTTCCGCCTGGTTCTCATCGACCCCAAAAAGCCGCAGGAAGCCAACTGGAAAGACGTGCTGCCCCAAACCACCGATAAGCTGGAAGAAGTATCGCAGGTGGGCGGCCACCTGATAGCCTCTTACCTGCATGATGCCAGCAGCCTGGTGAAGGTATATTCGGAGAAAGGCGAGTTTCTGAGCGACGTAGCACTGCCGGCGCTTGGTACCGCCAGTGGCTTTCATGGCCGCCGCGCGGATAAGGAAGTGTATTACGCCTTCACCTCGTTTGCTTACCCCACCACCATTTACCGCTATAACGTGGCCAGCGGGCAGAGCACGGTGTTCCGCAAGCCAAAAGTTGATGTAAACCCCGATGACTATGTGGTGCAGCAGGTGTTCTACGCCAGCAAAGACCACACAAAGATTCCGATGTTTATTGTGCACCGGAAGGGGCTGAAGCTGGACGGGCAGAACCCCACTTACCTGTATGCTTACGGCGGCTTCAACGTGTCGCTCACGCCCGGCTTCAGCGTAACGCGCATGCTGTGGCTGGAAAACGGCGGCGTGCTGGCTATTCCCAACCTGCGCGGCGGCGGCGAGTACGGCGAGGCCTGGCACCAGGCCGGCATGACGCCCCACAAGCAGAACGTGTTTGATGACTTTATTGCGGCGGCCGAGTACCTCTCCATCCAGAGCTACACCAACCCCGGGAAGCTGGCCATTGCCGGCGGCTCCAATGGCGGCCTGCTGGTAGGCGCTACCATGACGCAGCGCCCCGATGTGGCGCATGTGGCCTTCCCGGCCGTGGGCGTGATGGACATGCTGCGGTACCAGAAGTTCACCATTGGCTGGAACTGGGTGCCGGAATATGGCTCTTCCGATAACTACGCGCAGTTCCAGAACCTCTACAAGTTCTCGCCCCTGCACAACCTGAAAACGGGTGTCAACTACCCCGCCACCCTCATTACCACCGCCGACCACGACGACCGGGTAGTGCCCGCGCACTCCTTTAAGTTTGCCGCCACGCTGCAGGAAGTCAACTCAGGTCCCAATCCCCAGCTGATTCGCATTGATGTGAATGCCGGCCACGGCGCGGGCAAGAGCACCCGGCTGCTCATTGATGAGTGGACCGATATCTGGTCGTTTGCGTACTACAATATGGGCCTGAACCCCTACGGCCGCGTGCTGAAGTAACCCCGGCCGCCTTCCTTTCTGTTTATGGCTTTCCGGGTGGGCTTTGTATCTTGCGGGCCCAAACCTGAACCTGCCTCGCTTTTTCAAGCTGATACAATGAAAAAAACGCTTTTCCTCGGTCTGCTGGCCGCCGCTTCCCTGACGCTCACGGTGTCGTCGTGCAGCAATCCTGATTTCCAGAAGAACGATGAGGTAGTTGACACGCCGCTGCCACCGGTGCCGGCTGCCGCCGAAGGCCAGGATTCCGCCGCCACGGCTGAGGCCGCCGCGAAAGAGGAAATCAACGCGGTGAATGCCACCAATGCCATCAAAAAGATGCAGCCCCAGATGTAATTTTCCGGGTTCTGAATACAATGCAATGAGCAATGGCCCCCAGGAGCTGTTGCTCATTGCTTTTTCAGACTAGCCTGTCATTTGCTTTTCCTTTTAACTTCTCTTGCTATGACTACCATTCGCCGCGGCACCGAAGCCGACCTGCCCCGCGTGCGGGAGCTTATTCTGGAACTGGCCGAGTATGAGCGCGCCCCCCACGAGGTAACCACCACCCTAGAGGACATGCGCCGCGACGGATTCGGCCCCCAACCTATTTTTGGCTTCTTCGTGGCCGAAACGCCCGAGGCCGGGATTCTGGGCATTGCGCTGTACTACACGGCCTATTCTACCTGGAAAGGCCGTATGCTGTATCTGGAGGACCTGGTGGTGACGGAGGCTGCCCGCGGTATGGGACTGGGCAAGCTGTTGTTTGATGCCGTGGTAGCTGAAGCCCGTGCCACCGGTGCCCACCGCCTCAAATGGCAGGTGCTGGAGTGGAACGAACCCGCCATCGGCTTTTACAAGCGCATAGGCGCCAACCTGGACCCCGAGTGGCACAACGGCAACATGTCGGCGGCGGAGCTGCAGGCTTATGTGTGCCACCCGGCTGTAGAAGCAGCCGTGCGGGGCTAGTTAAAGCTGCTTATGCAAAAAGATAAAAGGCCGCTCCCTGCTGAGGAAGCGGCCTTTTTGGTGGTAAGAAGAAGTTGCCTTAATCGATTACTTCCAGCATGGTACGGAAGGAAGCATAGCGCCCGGCAAAGTGCTTCTCCATATCGGCGCGCAGGGCGGGGGCGGCTACCTGCTGGTATTCTTCCAACTGCTCCAGGCTGATGCAGTAATACTGCGCGGCGTAGGTTATGCCGTTGTCTTCCTCATTAAGGAGGCGGCAGAGCTGGCTTTTCAGAAAGAAACCGGTTTCCATCACCTCCGGCATATGGGTGTCGCGCATATAAGCCACCCATTGGTCTTCAATTTCCGGGTCGAGGCTGCTGGTTACGTTGTAAAGAATCATGGGAAAGCAGAAAAGGGAGTAGGCATACCAGCAGCCAGGGCGGCCGGTATGCGGCAAAGATATTTCTCAGACCCGCATATTATCGGGCTGCAGCAGGTTAATACGCTCATTGATAGCGGCCGGGGAGAGTTTTTCGCGGATGGCGGCCTGCACCAGGCCCGGCAGCTCGGCGTCGCTGGCGTAGCGCAGGGAGGCTATCTGCTTGAAGGTGAGCTGCTGCTCCAGCGGCTGAAAACTCTCGCGGGTGATTTCAAAATACCGCTGCCGCATTTCCAGCCGAATAATGCGGTCCTGCAGCGTAAGGGCGTAATGTTGGCGCATCATGAGCAGCATGCCCAATACAATAAAGGCCAGAGCCGCCAGGGAAAACCATAGCCGGGCATCATTGGTATCAGTGCCGGCCACGGTGGTATAGCGCCGGCCGGTGTAAAAAGCCATTACCAGCGCCGCTGGCAGCAGAATAAAATGGTGGGGTGCGTACCAGCGCACCGTGCGCCGGGGAGAGGAGGAGGCCATGACTAAAATGGAAAAGAGACGAAGCTGACTCCAGGTCGGGGCCGAAAATGAATACTGGTTTGGCCGCGGAAAGTTTACCCCGGGCTATTCTCATGGCTTATTCGTAGTAATCCAGCTCCTTGCCATAGCTCTCGGGCAGCGTAGCTACGGCCCAAACGGCTACCAGCAGTACAATAGCCCCCAAAATAGCGGCGGCGCCTACCAGCGTAAGCGGGCCTTTCAGGGCCTGAAAAGCCAAGGTCATGGGCACCACGGAACCCCGCACAAAGTTGGGAACGGTGGTAGCCACCGTAGCGCGCACGTTGGTGCCAAACTGCTCGGCCGCTATGGTCACAAATACCGCCCAGTAGCCGGAGCCCAGGCCCAGCGCAAAACAAACGGCATATACCGTGCTGAGCGTGCTGCCGCGCAGCGCAAACAGATACACGGCAATCAGTACTGCGCTCAGGCCCAGGAATACCAGCATCACCCGGTTGCGGCTGCGCCAGCGCTGGGAAAGCCAGCCGGTCAGAAAGTCGCCGAAAACCAGCCCGAAGTAACACCAGAATACGCCCTTGCCCGCCGATACTTCCCCGCTGATGCCCAGCTCCCGGCCAAACTCCGGCGCAAAGGTGATGAGGATGCCCACCACAAACCACAGCGGAATACCCATCAGAATACACTTCAGGTATTTCTGCAGCCGCTCCGGGTTGGAAAACAAACTTAGGAAGTCGCCCCGGCGGATATGGGCCGCCGCCGCGGCCTTCTCAAACATACCCGACTCAAACACGCTGACGCGCAAAATCAACAAGGCCAGGCCCAGCCCGCCGCCGATAAAATAGGCCGTGCGCCAGCCAAACTGCTCGCCCACCCAATATGCCAGCATGGCTCCGGATACGCCCACGGTGGCCACAATCATAGTGCCGTAGCCGCGCTTTTCTTTGGGTAGTACCTCGCTTACCAGCGTTATGCCTGCGCCCAGCTCGCCGGCCAGGCCAATGCCGGCAATCAGCCGGAGGGCGGCGTATTGCCTCAATTCCTGCACAAAGCCATTGGCAATATTGGCCAGCGAATACAGCAGAATTGACCCAAAAAGCACGGTTAGCCGGCCGCGCTTGTCGCCTAGTACGCCCCACAGAATGCCCCCCACCAGCATACCGGCCATCTGCATATTCAGCAGCAGCACGCCCTGGTCCAGAATGGCGGCATCGGCAATGCCCAGCGCTTTCAGGCTGGGTACGCGCACTATACTGAACAGCACCAGGTCATATATATCCACGAAGTAGCCCAGGGCGGCTACTACCACGGCGGCGCTCAGCAGGGAGGCGTGCCGGGCAGGCTTTTCAGACGAAATTAATTGCACGAAAAAGAGGGTGGGGTGGAGGGTTAGGGGAGGAGAACCGGGTTTGGCTTATCGAGATAAGCAGATTTTTCCAAACCGGCCCGCTGAAAGCGTAAAAAGCCGCTTCTGCGGAGAAGCGGCTTTTTAGAAAAGAGGTAAAAACAGGCTTAGCTGCTGACGGTATTGCTAACCGGGCGAACCTCGCAAACATCGGAAGCACACCCGGCGGGCGAGGCTTCTTCAATCTGAATGGTGGCGTGGCCGATGTGGAACTGGTGCTGCAAATCGTCCTGCAACTGGTGTAGAAAGGTGTTATCGTGGGGGTAGCCCGGGCGTACCAAATGCACCGTGAGGGCCGTTTCCTGGGTACTAAGGGGCCATACGTGCAGGTGATGCACCTGCTGCACGCCGGTTTGCGCCAGCAGGAAGCGCTGCACGGCCTCCAGGTCAATGTTATTGGGAACGGCCTGCAGACTAAGCTGCATGGTTTCGCGCAGCAGCCCCCAGGAGCCAAAGGCCACAATACCCAGAATAACAAAGCTGATGGCCGGATCGAGCCAGAGCCAGCCCGTCCAGTACACCAGCGCCCCGCCCACCACCACGCCTACTGATACCAAAGCATCGGTGAGCATGTGCAGGTAGGCGCCGCGCACGTTCACGTCGCCGTGCTGGCCGCGGCTAAACAGCCAGGCCGTAAAGCCATTCACCGCAATGCCAATTCCGGCCAGCAGCATCACCAGCTGCCCGTTTACCGGCGCCGGGTGCCGCAGGTGGTCTATGGTATCCCACAGAATAATGCCTAAAGCCACATACAGCAGCGCCGCGTTCACCAGGGCGGCCTGAATAGTAATGCCTTTAAAACCATAGGTATAGCGCGCCGAGGATGGCCGCCGGGCCAGTAGCATAGCACCCCAGGCCAGGGCCAGACTCAGCACATCACTCAGGTTGTGGCCCGCATCAGAAAGCAGCGCCGAGGAGTTAGCCCATAAACCGCCTGCGGCTTCAGCGGCCACAAAAGCCAGATTGAGGACAATGCCCCAGCCAAAAGCCCGCCCGTATTGCATGGGTGCCGCTGCGCCATGCTGGTGGCCGTGCCCGTGGTTGTGTGCGTGCGCCATTTGAAATTCGGTGAAAAGAAGGGAGAAGATGAAAAGAGCAGAATGCTCAGCTACTTAAACGGAAGTTGGGCGGGCCTGGCCGAAGCAGCCCGCCAAAGTCCGCCTGGCTACTCCCCGGTATTCATGGTCCAGGATAGCGGCACTACCAGTTTTACACTCACATTGCGGCCCATGTTAAACACACCTCTTCGCCCATTGGCTTCATTATAAGCAGCGTATTTTAAGCGGCTGAGGTGACTCTGGTAGCCCGCATCCAGCAGGTTGTTGCCTGTTAGGTACAGGGAAAACAGTGTTTTGCCCCGGGCGTTGAGCACATCAGAACCCAGGCCGGCATTAAGGAGCGTGTAGCCGGGCGTGCGGGTTTCGGTTTCGTAAGCGGAGAAAAAGCGGTTTTGGGCGAAGGTGTATTCCACGCCCAGCCGGGCATAGAGGTTAGCCAGGCGCGAGGTGCCCACCTTCCGGAAGTTCACGCGCACCTCCGACTGCAGCCGGTCGGCAGGAATCATGGGCAGGTAGCGCAGGCTGTCGGGCTGGTGTAGCTGCACGGCCCGCACCATGGAAAAGCTGTTTTCAAAGTGCAGCCAGTCCAGGGGGTGAGGGTGCAGGTCCAGGCTGATTTCGCCGCCGGCCAGGCGGGCGTTGCCTTGCCCGTAGCGGAACACCGGGTCCCCATCCACGGAAACGGAGTCGGCTAGCCGGGTGGGGAAAACGTAGTTCCGGATGCCGTTGCGGAAGGCATCTACTGTGAGGCCCACGTGGTCGGATGTGAAACTTACGCCGCCATCCAGCTGCAGACTGGTTTCTGCTTTCAGGTTTGGGGCCCCAATTTCATAGCGAATGGTGCCTTCGTGAATGCCGTTGGAGCCCAGCTCGGCAATGTTAGGCGCCCGGAAGCCCCGGGAAGCATTGGCTTTTAATACCAGGTTTTCGGTGAGACTGTAGGCCCCGCCCACACTACCGGACACGTTGCGGAAAGTAGACGTAAAATCGGCGAACTTCTGCTCGCCCAGCGGAGCGGGTATCGGCTCTTCTTCTGCCCCCAGATAAAGCGCATCGGCTGAGATATGGCGCAAATCGTAGCGCAGGCCACCGCTCAGGTCCAGGGCGCCGAAGGATTTTTTGGTGACGGCAAACAGTCCCCCATCCAATAGGCGGTAGGCCGGAATGAGAAATTCTACGCCTTTGTTTACGTTCTCCTGGCGCATGCCGCTTACCCCTACTGTGGTGTTCCAGCCGTTGCGCTCGGGCAGGAAATAGCGCAGTGCGTAGTCCACAGTGCGCAGCTGGAAATACAGGCCGGGAGTGTTGGGGGCTTCTACCTCGCCGTATTCCCGCCGCAGATTCTGCTGCCAGCCCACATTCAGGGTAAACCGGTGCTGGCCAAAAATCAGGTTGTTTTCTGTGCCCACGCGCAGGTGGTTGATGCGCTGATAAGGCACCGCAATAGCGTAGCCGCGCAGGTCCTCATCGGGCACCGTTTCATACCCTTCATCGGCGGGCCCAATGCCGGGACGCACAAAGCGGCCCGTAACCGGGTGCCGGTCGCCTTCCACCAAGCCAATGCGCTGGTTAAAAGAGCTAAAGGTGAGGTGCGAGTAGCCCCAGCTTTTATTGAGGCCCACGTAGCCATTGCCGTTCAGCTCCCGGAAGCCAGAGTTGTACACCCGGCCATCGTAGCGGTTCTGGTAGTTGCCGGCCACTTTGCGGCTGCCGCGCACCAGCCAGTTAAAGCCGTGGCGGTTACCGGCATTCATCAAAGAATAGCCCTGCTGATGGTTGTTGGTCTGGTAGCCGGCGGCCGCTTCCAGCAGCACTTTGCCATCGTCTACGGGGTCGGGGGCCAGAAAATTCACCACGCCAGCCATGCCATCGGAACCGTAGAGCAGGCTGCCGGGGCCTTTAATTACCTCGGCCCGGTCAATGCTGTATTCATCTATTTCGATGCCGTGCTCATCGCCCCACTGCTGGCCTTCCTGCTTGGAACCGTTATTCAGGGTGATGACGCGGTTGCCGCCCAGTCCCCGAATCACGGGCTTGCTGATGGCGGCACCGGTGGTAATCTGGGACAGCCCGGGCGTGTGCGCAATGGCATCCACGGCATTGGTAGAAGCCGACTGGTTTAGGCGGGCATGGTCAATAACGGAGGTGGGCACTGGCGAGCGGCGCATTTCCGTACTGGCTGATACCCCCGTAACCACCACCTGCCCAATTTCGGTGTCGGCGGGGGTAAGGGCTATTTCCAGCGGAGCAGCACTGCCGGTTTCCACGGACCGTGCTACCGTGCTGTAGCCAATAAAGCGCACCTGAATGAGAAAGCGCCCGCGGGGTAGGTTATTGAAACGAAAAGTGCCATCGGCAGCCGTGCTGGTGCCTTGTTTAAGGTCGGGGAACAGGACGGTAGCGCCCGGTAATGGTTCCTGGGTGCGCTGGTCCAGCACACGGCCGGTAACGGGCGTCGTGGTGGGCTTTACCTGCCCCAGGGCAGCGTTGCTGAGAAGCAGGCAGCTCATTAAAAAAAGAAGTATTCGAGCCATATAGAATGGACGGAGAGCAAAGTCAGGAAAAAGGAAATTGGACGGAGTACGCCCTGGAAAAGCCGGCGTTATCTCCTGCCAGCCTCGGCATAAGCCAGCCTGGGTCAGCAGCAAAGTGCCCCAAGGGGATGACCCATAGGTTGCGGTGCTGCCCCTTAGGAAAGTTGGTGCGGAGCGGTTGCCGGCGGCCCCCGCAGCTTAATGCTGCTAACGCGGCTTACCGGCCGCTGCAATACCCATATGGCCAGTTGGCTGGTGCCATAGCCTACCACGGGCTGGGGCAGCTCTGGCGGAAGGCCGGGTTGAAACGCTGCCGAATAAAACTGATCAATGGGGCAGTGCTGGTGTTTGGTAGTAAGGGCTGCCTTAGGGCGGGCGCCCGGCTTATGCGGCGCAAACGACACCTCTTTGTGTGTGTGCTGGTGCGTGTGCAGAGCCAGAATCCAGGAATCGGGCAGGAGTACGCGCAGAAAGCACAGCAGCAGCCAGAAAGCCAGCCGGGGGCGGGAGATGCGTACGTCTAACAGAAGCCTCACAACAAATCAAACATACTGACTTTCCGGCAGTAGGTGGAAGGGCAAGGACGGATTTATGGCCGGGGAGTTGTTCGGTAAGAGTCACAAAACCATAACCGCCTCATCATCTTGCAGTAATACTCTGGCAGTACTTTTGTGTTGCCTGCTGATATAACCCCTGACCTATGAAACGACTTACCCGCTTTTTACTGCATCGTCTCGCCGTTCGCATCCGCCCATCGGCCCCGGCGGTTAACCCAAAGGATGAACTTTTTGTGTAAATAATTGCCCTATTCAGTTATAATAGTAGGAGGAAAATTCTATTTGTTTTGACTTATTGTCTTTTCGACGAATTCATGTCCAAGTCCTAAAAGCGGCGCGTACTTTTACCCCATCAGTGAGGAGAGAAAGTTACGTGCCGCCAGGATGATATTTACCCGAAAATCTCTGTATTTACAGTACCACGAGCCCTTAAAGCTTCTGCGTTGGCAGTGGCAGGGCCCCCTGAGTCAGGCCCGTTTTGAGGAGGCTTTTCAGGAGCTGCTGTTTATTACTCTGCACTATGATGTGCAGCGCTGGATGGCCGATACACGCGGCCTGCCGCCCCTGGGGCCGCAGGAGCAGGCCTGGCTTAGTGAGGAGTGGCTACCGGAGTTCGGGCTGAATACGGCGGTGCATCATCTGGCTCTTATTCTGCCAGATAGTCTGCACAACCAGTTAATATTGGAAACCGCCCTTCACGAAGCCCATCAGTATGACTGCGGGCTTATTCAGTTCTTCAACTGTGCGCCGGCCGCATTGGACTGGCTCACGCGAAGCCCTGATGAGGCCGAACTGCTGGAGCGCCAGTGGCAGTTAAGCGTAGGTGCCCGTAAGCAGGTAGCTTAGTTCCTGTTTACTTCTTTTCAATAATCTTGCCCCGTATGCGGCAGGGTTACTTGAATCATGCGCCATAGTGCTAAATAAAGCAGCTGCTGTTACTTGCTTGATTAAGGAAGTTGTGCCAGAATAATTATATAAAAATGATTTAAACGGCCGCCGTAGTATTCGGGAAGGTTTCTGTTGCATCCTGACTCATATGGGCAGTTTTTTGGCGGTAGCGCAGCCAGCCGGCTACTATCACGCCTACGCCTATGGGCACCAGCGCCACGCCGACCCACACAAAGAAATTATCCCGGAAAAATTGAATCAGGGAGAACCCCGCTACAATTAGCGTCATGGCGGTGCGCACGTAAGCCAGCATGGTGCGCTCATTGGCCATGTGCGTGCGTTCCAGGGCCATTAACTCACGAAAATCACGGCGGGAAACAGTGCGGAAAGGTGCCATGGGAAAGAAGCAATACGGTGGATGGGGCGGAGAGTCAGGATTACATACGCAAAGCGGGCTGGTCGAGGTTTGAGAATGTCAATCTGACAGCGAAGCCAGGCGTGGAACGTGTTTTGAAGCGCGGTACCCGACAGCCTCCACTCTTACCAGAGCTGGCGGTAAGTCCGGTTTTTTGTTTCCACCCTTTGCCAAAGCGTTATGCAAGAGAAAGGTAGCATCTCGATTCACACCGAGAATATCTTCCCCATCATCAAGAAATTCCTGTACTCCGACCACGAAATCTTCCTGCGGGAGCTGACGTCCAATGCTGTGGATGCCTCCCAAAAGCTGAAGAGCCTGGCGCAGCTCGGCGAGTTCAAAGGCGAGCTGGGCGACCTGACCGTGAAGGTGAGCCTGGACAAGGAGAAGCGCACCATCACCATCTCCGACCGGGGCCTGGGTATGACGGGCGAGGAAATCAAGAAGTACATCAACCAGATTGCCTTCTCCGGTGCCACCGAGTTTGTGGAGAAGTATAAGGAGAAGGATGCCGCCGCCAAAGACCAGATTATTGGTCAGTTTGGTCTGGGCTTCTACTCCGCCTTCATGGTGGCCAAGGAGGTGGAAATCTTCTCCCGGAGCTATAAGGAGGGCACCGAAGCCGCCCACTGGGTGTGCGACGGCAGCACCGAGTTCAGCCTGGATACCGCTGACAAGGCTGACCGCGGCACCGACGTGGTGCTGCACGTAGCCGAAGACTCCGACGAGTTCCTGGAGCCGGCCCGCCTGCGCACCATCCTCACCAAGTACTGCAAGTTCCTGCCGATTCCTATTGAGTTCGAAGGTGAGGTCATCAACCAGACCACGCCCATCTGGACCAAGCAGCCTTCGGAGCTGACGGACGAGGACTACACCAAGTTCTACCAGGAGCTGTATCCTTTCTCGGAGCCGCCGCTGTTCTGGATTCACCTGAACGTGGATTATCCATTCAACCTGACGGGCATTCTATACTTCCCTAAGGTGAAGGACGAACTGCAGTTTCAGCGCAACAAAATCCAGCTCTACTCGCGGCAGGTGTTCATTACCGATGAGGTGAAGGACGTGGTACCCGAGTTTCTGATGCTGCTGCACGGCGTTATTGACTCGCCCGACATCCCCCTGAACGTGTCCCGCTCGTTCCTGCAAGCCGACGCCGCGGTGCGCAAAATCAATACTTACATCACCAAAAAGGTAGCCGACAAGCTGGCCGAGTTGTTCCGCAAAGACCGCGCGGGCTTCGAGGAGAAATGGTCGGATATTGGGCTGTTCGTGAAGTACGGCATGCTCTCGGATGAAAAATTCTACGAGAAGGCTAAGGATTTTGCCTTAGTGAAAAACACGGCGGGCAAGTTCTTCACCTTGCCCGAGTACCAGGAGTTCATCCAGGCTAACCAGAAGGATAAGAACGAGCAGACGGTAGTGCTTTATACCACCGATGCGGAGGCCCAGCACAGCTTCGTGGAAGCTGCCCAGGACCGCGGCTACGATGTGCTGGAGCTCAACGGCCCGCTCGACTCGCACTTTATTGGTCAGCTGGAGCAGAAGCTGGAGAAAACCACCTTTAAGCGGGTGGATGCCGATACCATCGGCAAGCTCATTGAGAAGGCGGAAACCACCGAAAGCGTCCTCAGCGACGAAGAGAAAACGAAACTGCAGCAGCTCTTCGCCAAGGCCATTAATAACGAGCAAATGCACGTGCAGGTAGAGGCCCTGTCGCCGCAGGATGCCCCCGTTATCATTACGCTGCCTGAGTTCATGCGCCGCATGAAGGATATGCAGCGCACCGGCGGTGGCGGCGGCATGCAGATGTTCGGCT
The Hymenobacter sp. DG25B genome window above contains:
- a CDS encoding TonB-dependent receptor, with amino-acid sequence MSCLLLSNAALGQVKPTTTPVTGRVLDQRTQEPLPGATVLFPDLKQGTSTAADGTFRFNNLPRGRFLIQVRFIGYSTVARSVETGSAAPLEIALTPADTEIGQVVVTGVSASTEMRRSPVPTSVIDHARLNQSASTNAVDAIAHTPGLSQITTGAAISKPVIRGLGGNRVITLNNGSKQEGQQWGDEHGIEIDEYSIDRAEVIKGPGSLLYGSDGMAGVVNFLAPDPVDDGKVLLEAAAGYQTNNHQQGYSLMNAGNRHGFNWLVRGSRKVAGNYQNRYDGRVYNSGFRELNGNGYVGLNKSWGYSHLTFSSFNQRIGLVEGDRHPVTGRFVRPGIGPADEGYETVPDEDLRGYAIAVPYQRINHLRVGTENNLIFGQHRFTLNVGWQQNLRREYGEVEAPNTPGLYFQLRTVDYALRYFLPERNGWNTTVGVSGMRQENVNKGVEFLIPAYRLLDGGLFAVTKKSFGALDLSGGLRYDLRHISADALYLGAEEEPIPAPLGEQKFADFTSTFRNVSGSVGGAYSLTENLVLKANASRGFRAPNIAELGSNGIHEGTIRYEIGAPNLKAETSLQLDGGVSFTSDHVGLTVDAFRNGIRNYVFPTRLADSVSVDGDPVFRYGQGNARLAGGEISLDLHPHPLDWLHFENSFSMVRAVQLHQPDSLRYLPMIPADRLQSEVRVNFRKVGTSRLANLYARLGVEYTFAQNRFFSAYETETRTPGYTLLNAGLGSDVLNARGKTLFSLYLTGNNLLDAGYQSHLSRLKYAAYNEANGRRGVFNMGRNVSVKLVVPLSWTMNTGE
- a CDS encoding YidH family protein, giving the protein MAPFRTVSRRDFRELMALERTHMANERTMLAYVRTAMTLIVAGFSLIQFFRDNFFVWVGVALVPIGVGVIVAGWLRYRQKTAHMSQDATETFPNTTAAV
- the htpG gene encoding molecular chaperone HtpG, translating into MQEKGSISIHTENIFPIIKKFLYSDHEIFLRELTSNAVDASQKLKSLAQLGEFKGELGDLTVKVSLDKEKRTITISDRGLGMTGEEIKKYINQIAFSGATEFVEKYKEKDAAAKDQIIGQFGLGFYSAFMVAKEVEIFSRSYKEGTEAAHWVCDGSTEFSLDTADKADRGTDVVLHVAEDSDEFLEPARLRTILTKYCKFLPIPIEFEGEVINQTTPIWTKQPSELTDEDYTKFYQELYPFSEPPLFWIHLNVDYPFNLTGILYFPKVKDELQFQRNKIQLYSRQVFITDEVKDVVPEFLMLLHGVIDSPDIPLNVSRSFLQADAAVRKINTYITKKVADKLAELFRKDRAGFEEKWSDIGLFVKYGMLSDEKFYEKAKDFALVKNTAGKFFTLPEYQEFIQANQKDKNEQTVVLYTTDAEAQHSFVEAAQDRGYDVLELNGPLDSHFIGQLEQKLEKTTFKRVDADTIGKLIEKAETTESVLSDEEKTKLQQLFAKAINNEQMHVQVEALSPQDAPVIITLPEFMRRMKDMQRTGGGGGMQMFGSLPDSYTVSVNANNAVAQRVLKASDEDAARLARQAFDLALLAQGMLKGEALTQFVKRSAELLAAE